A portion of the Desulfopila inferna genome contains these proteins:
- a CDS encoding EAL and HDOD domain-containing protein has product MDFYIARQPIFNVHKKLHAYELLYRGYANNTLAEVSGDRATTSLLSSVFLTEGIGVISGKKPCFINFTEELLLNKTAYSFPKSQIIIEVVEDVNPSGAVIEAIANLKAGGYTIALDDFVFQKKMEPFVALADIIKIDVRLTPLDTIVKTLRFLSDYKVKLLAEKVETLEEFEKANKLGFHYYQGYFFSKPQKILVKELASVKITLFSLLAEVSKKATTLEHLHRIISQDLAISYKLLRFLNSAYFYRLEKVKSVKHAIAYLGEKELRRFIILVIVSELATEKPTELVRLSLVRAKFCELLAKRSLLAEYDLEVFMVGMFSFMDTMLDAEMEDVMDKLPVTDAVKDALIGRSGMLAPFLDAVIAYERNQDKAFLQCMEELHVDTACIPGIYLEAVKYSNGVV; this is encoded by the coding sequence ATGGATTTTTATATAGCGCGACAACCCATCTTCAATGTTCATAAAAAGCTGCATGCCTATGAACTGCTCTATAGAGGTTATGCCAATAATACTTTGGCGGAAGTGAGCGGCGACAGGGCCACGACCAGTCTGCTCAGCTCGGTTTTTCTGACTGAGGGTATTGGTGTCATCTCCGGGAAAAAACCATGCTTTATCAATTTTACCGAGGAACTGCTGCTTAATAAAACTGCTTATTCCTTTCCCAAAAGCCAGATAATCATCGAAGTAGTCGAAGATGTGAACCCTAGCGGAGCGGTGATTGAGGCGATTGCCAATCTCAAGGCCGGCGGCTACACCATTGCTCTCGATGATTTTGTTTTTCAAAAAAAGATGGAGCCGTTTGTTGCCCTGGCCGATATCATCAAGATAGATGTACGCCTGACTCCTCTGGATACTATTGTAAAAACTCTCCGATTTCTCTCGGACTATAAGGTAAAACTTCTGGCGGAGAAGGTTGAAACGCTCGAGGAATTCGAGAAGGCCAACAAACTCGGCTTTCATTATTACCAGGGATACTTTTTCAGCAAGCCTCAGAAGATCCTGGTCAAGGAGCTTGCCTCCGTGAAAATCACTCTTTTCAGCCTGCTGGCCGAGGTAAGTAAAAAAGCGACCACCCTGGAGCATCTGCATCGCATCATCTCTCAGGATCTGGCAATCAGCTATAAGCTGCTGCGCTTCCTCAACTCTGCTTATTTTTATAGACTCGAAAAGGTGAAAAGCGTCAAGCATGCCATTGCCTACCTTGGTGAAAAGGAACTGAGAAGGTTTATTATACTGGTTATCGTCTCCGAACTGGCGACAGAGAAGCCGACGGAACTGGTCAGACTCTCTCTGGTACGGGCAAAGTTCTGCGAACTCCTGGCTAAAAGGAGCTTATTGGCGGAATATGATCTCGAAGTATTCATGGTTGGCATGTTTTCCTTTATGGACACCATGCTGGATGCGGAAATGGAAGATGTGATGGATAAGCTTCCGGTGACGGATGCCGTCAAGGACGCCTTGATCGGGCGCAGTGGTATGCTGGCTCCATTTCTGGATGCGGTTATCGCTTATGAGCGAAACCAGGATAAAGCATTTCTGCAGTGCATGGAGGAGTTGCATGTAGACACCGCCTGCATTCCCGGGATTTATCTGGAGGCGGTGAAGTATTCCAACGGAGTAGTATAG
- a CDS encoding zinc ribbon-containing (seleno)protein DG — protein MINMNTIDSLLKYCPLCGDEYRAEITLCAACNKELISGADLLAQAAENRQSESEISEISEGDTLLTVRKGGLYDMKNVKRLLGNSFIPALITKDDSCGRGCCGPEVLLQIRQQDLQKAAVILEEEHIRTTSGADTAVVHAEAVFNPEEAHAICPACGHEFTPDGPNCPDCGLQFL, from the coding sequence ATGATTAATATGAATACTATCGACAGCCTCCTGAAATATTGTCCGTTATGCGGAGATGAGTATAGAGCGGAAATAACTCTTTGTGCAGCCTGCAACAAAGAACTTATCAGCGGTGCGGATTTGCTGGCGCAGGCAGCGGAGAATCGGCAGTCGGAGAGTGAGATCAGCGAAATCAGTGAAGGTGATACTCTGCTGACGGTAAGGAAAGGCGGTCTTTACGACATGAAGAATGTGAAGAGGCTGCTGGGCAACTCCTTCATTCCGGCGTTGATCACCAAAGATGACAGTTGCGGTCGTGGCTGCTGCGGTCCTGAAGTTCTGCTGCAGATACGACAGCAGGATCTGCAGAAGGCGGCGGTTATCCTGGAGGAGGAACATATCAGAACCACTTCGGGAGCAGACACTGCCGTGGTTCATGCGGAAGCCGTTTTCAATCCGGAAGAAGCTCATGCCATCTGTCCGGCCTGCGGCCACGAATTTACTCCTGATGGACCGAACTGCCCCGACTGCGGTCTTCAGTTTCTCTAA
- the xerA gene encoding site-specific tyrosine recombinase/integron integrase yields MKKHIADFSRWLEVEKGYSLNTVDGYIRDLEEFADHLPDITAVQEIASTHIRSFVVSLHGKNSSSSVARKLSALRTFFRFLKRENVIACDPVTGISGPKIGQAIPIFLTVDEVFQLIDEPKVHDRFMLRDRAILELLYSTGIRVAELVSRDIADLDFASEVLSVRGKGNKERLVPVGRPAMEAVSSWLPQRDSLMQERAKRGRNVEKNALFLNGRGSRLTVRSVERLVKSYGERAGIHQTVTPHALRHSFATHLIEMGADLRSVQELLGHSSLSSTQRYTHLNLDHLTEVYDKAHPLAGKDSN; encoded by the coding sequence ATGAAGAAACATATTGCCGACTTTTCCCGCTGGCTGGAAGTTGAAAAAGGCTATTCCTTAAATACCGTGGATGGATATATTCGCGATCTTGAAGAGTTTGCCGATCATTTACCGGACATCACTGCGGTCCAGGAGATCGCTTCCACGCATATCCGCTCATTCGTGGTCAGTCTTCACGGTAAAAACTCCAGCTCCTCAGTGGCCAGAAAGCTCTCCGCACTGCGCACCTTTTTCAGATTCCTCAAACGGGAGAATGTGATAGCCTGCGATCCGGTTACCGGTATCTCTGGACCGAAAATCGGTCAGGCCATCCCAATTTTTCTGACAGTCGATGAGGTTTTCCAGCTCATTGATGAACCTAAGGTTCATGATCGTTTTATGCTGCGCGACCGAGCTATTCTGGAACTGCTGTATTCCACAGGTATCAGGGTTGCCGAACTGGTTTCCCGGGATATTGCCGACCTTGATTTTGCATCTGAAGTGCTTAGCGTGAGGGGCAAAGGAAACAAGGAGCGCCTGGTGCCTGTTGGACGTCCGGCCATGGAAGCTGTTTCCTCATGGCTGCCGCAACGTGACAGCCTGATGCAGGAAAGGGCGAAGCGAGGACGGAATGTTGAAAAAAATGCGCTGTTTCTTAACGGACGGGGCAGTCGTCTGACCGTGAGGAGTGTTGAGCGGCTGGTTAAATCATACGGTGAGAGGGCGGGAATACATCAGACCGTCACACCGCATGCACTACGGCATTCTTTTGCTACTCATCTCATTGAAATGGGAGCGGATCTTCGTTCTGTTCAAGAATTGCTTGGTCACTCAAGCCTGTCAAGCACCCAGAGGTATACACATTTAAACCTGGACCATCTCACTGAAGTTTATGACAAAGCGCATCCTCTGGCAGGTAAAGACTCAAATTGA
- a CDS encoding farnesyl diphosphate synthase — protein MEIKNYLSSQREKVEDALRRYIPEPAPPFAEHLASMKYSVFAGGKRIRPILCLAAAEAVLPDSDIQESLLPIACALECIHTYSLIHDDLPAMDNDELRRGKPTNHVLYGEAAAILAGDGLLTLAFELMTGNKATSLSPKQQLEITYIVARASGSFGMVGGQALDIAHEHQDYPFEMLRTIHRSKTGALITASVEAGAIGAGADSRARDALLTYGNCIGLAFQIVDDLLNATSTTEKLGKTAGSDEAKGKATYPAFFGIEGTRLKARQATSDALEALADFSSSADPLRALAEYIYTRSY, from the coding sequence GTGGAGATCAAGAACTATCTGAGTAGTCAGAGGGAAAAAGTGGAAGATGCGCTGAGGCGTTACATTCCGGAGCCGGCACCACCATTTGCAGAGCATCTGGCCTCCATGAAGTACAGCGTCTTTGCCGGAGGAAAAAGAATACGGCCCATCCTCTGCCTTGCCGCCGCCGAAGCAGTTCTGCCCGACAGCGATATACAGGAAAGCCTCCTTCCCATAGCCTGTGCGCTGGAGTGTATTCATACATATTCACTGATACATGATGACCTGCCGGCCATGGACAATGATGAATTGCGGCGGGGCAAACCCACCAATCACGTACTCTATGGTGAAGCCGCAGCCATTCTGGCCGGCGATGGTCTGCTCACCCTTGCCTTCGAATTAATGACCGGTAATAAGGCTACCTCGCTCAGCCCTAAGCAACAGCTTGAAATAACATATATTGTTGCCAGAGCCTCGGGGTCATTCGGCATGGTTGGCGGTCAGGCGCTCGATATTGCCCACGAGCATCAGGACTATCCCTTTGAAATGCTCCGCACCATTCACCGCAGCAAGACCGGAGCGCTGATTACGGCATCAGTCGAGGCCGGCGCCATAGGAGCTGGCGCGGACAGCAGAGCCCGGGATGCCCTGCTTACCTACGGCAACTGTATCGGTCTGGCCTTTCAGATTGTCGATGACCTCCTCAATGCCACTTCGACTACGGAAAAACTGGGTAAAACTGCAGGCAGCGATGAGGCGAAGGGAAAGGCCACATATCCTGCCTTTTTCGGCATCGAAGGGACCCGCCTTAAAGCACGGCAGGCAACCTCAGACGCCCTGGAAGCACTGGCAGACTTCAGCAGTTCGGCCGATCCGCTTCGCGCACTCGCGGAATATATTTATACCCGCTCATATTAG
- a CDS encoding exodeoxyribonuclease VII small subunit yields the protein MAKKTFETALSRLEEITRELEEGELSLENSLKKFDEGIKLADYCNARLTEAKAKVEILLKKDGELKAEPFDEAGSGDQELSE from the coding sequence ATGGCAAAGAAAACATTTGAAACCGCCCTGTCCCGCCTGGAAGAAATCACCAGGGAACTTGAAGAAGGTGAGTTAAGCCTGGAAAACAGTCTGAAAAAATTTGATGAAGGTATTAAACTGGCTGACTACTGTAATGCGAGATTAACAGAAGCCAAAGCCAAGGTCGAGATACTGTTGAAAAAAGATGGGGAACTCAAAGCGGAACCCTTTGATGAGGCAGGGAGTGGAGATCAAGAACTATCTGAGTAG
- the hslV gene encoding ATP-dependent protease subunit HslV, producing MKIRATTIITVRHKGEVAIAGDGQVSLGNTVMKHQAKKVRRLYHGKVITGFAGATADAFTLFDKLEQKLEQYNGNLMRSAVELAKDWRMDKMLRRLEAMLIAVDQEHSLLLTGTGDVVEPDSGVLAIGSGGPYAQAAALALTGNSDLNAEEICKISMEIAATICVYTNNQIVIEKI from the coding sequence ATGAAAATACGCGCAACAACGATAATTACAGTACGACATAAAGGAGAGGTTGCCATTGCCGGGGACGGCCAGGTGTCCCTTGGGAATACCGTGATGAAGCATCAGGCCAAAAAGGTGCGAAGGCTCTATCACGGCAAGGTTATCACCGGCTTTGCCGGGGCGACTGCCGATGCCTTTACTCTCTTTGATAAGCTGGAGCAGAAGCTTGAACAATATAATGGCAACCTGATGAGATCGGCTGTGGAACTGGCCAAGGACTGGCGCATGGACAAAATGCTGAGGCGGCTCGAGGCTATGCTGATTGCAGTGGATCAGGAGCATTCCCTGCTGCTTACCGGGACAGGCGATGTTGTCGAGCCGGACAGCGGAGTTCTCGCCATCGGATCAGGCGGGCCATATGCTCAGGCCGCAGCTCTGGCCCTGACCGGCAACAGCGATCTCAATGCTGAGGAAATTTGTAAAATATCCATGGAAATTGCCGCTACAATATGCGTTTATACTAACAATCAAATAGTCATAGAGAAAATATGA
- the hslU gene encoding ATP-dependent protease ATPase subunit HslU — MNNIHSLTPQETLHELDKYIVGQADAKRSVAIALRNRWRRRQVPPPLRDEIVPKNIIMIGPTGVGKTEIARRLASLAQSPFMKVEASKFTEVGYVGRDVESIIRDLVEIAVTMVKDEEKKRLEGLAEVNAEDKILDILLPPKPEGRGYAEGPGGNASFTLQTVDTLPRQTDQSGKETTREKFRKMLRDGKLDEREIELSITESGNMPMVEIMTTSGMEDMQSNLQDAFSKLFPKKSKKRKLKIPEAFEALTKEEMERLVDMDKVRKEALKRTEESGIVFLDEIDKIVSRGGGGSQGPEVSREGVQRDLLPIVEGSTVSTKYGMVKTDHILFIASGAFHVSKPSDLIPELQGRFPIRVELHSLGKEEFVRILTEPENALIKQYIALMKTEGIELQFEDGAIQEIAEIAVAVNEKTEEIGARRLHTVMERVLDELSFDATERKDEIFVVTAEYVQKQLNDIVQDQDLSRFIL, encoded by the coding sequence ATGAATAACATTCACTCGCTGACACCGCAGGAAACTTTACATGAACTCGATAAATATATCGTCGGCCAGGCAGATGCCAAACGGTCGGTGGCGATTGCCCTCAGAAACAGATGGCGCAGGCGGCAGGTGCCGCCGCCTCTGCGGGATGAGATAGTTCCCAAAAATATCATCATGATCGGGCCAACCGGAGTCGGCAAAACGGAAATCGCCCGTCGTCTCGCCTCTTTGGCTCAGTCTCCGTTTATGAAAGTGGAAGCCTCCAAATTCACCGAAGTTGGTTATGTGGGGCGGGATGTGGAGTCGATAATCCGGGACCTGGTTGAAATTGCCGTTACCATGGTAAAGGATGAAGAGAAGAAACGGCTTGAAGGACTGGCCGAAGTAAATGCGGAGGACAAGATTCTCGACATTCTTCTGCCTCCTAAACCGGAGGGTAGAGGATATGCAGAGGGTCCGGGCGGTAATGCCTCCTTTACCCTGCAGACCGTGGATACTTTGCCACGCCAGACTGATCAGTCCGGCAAGGAAACCACCAGGGAAAAATTCAGGAAAATGCTGCGGGATGGCAAGCTTGACGAGCGCGAAATAGAACTCTCCATTACCGAATCCGGCAATATGCCGATGGTTGAAATTATGACCACCAGCGGTATGGAAGATATGCAGTCCAACCTGCAGGATGCCTTCTCCAAGCTCTTCCCGAAAAAGAGCAAAAAAAGGAAGTTAAAAATTCCTGAGGCCTTTGAAGCTCTGACCAAAGAGGAGATGGAGCGGTTGGTCGATATGGACAAGGTGCGCAAGGAAGCGCTCAAGAGAACGGAAGAGTCCGGTATCGTCTTCCTGGATGAAATAGACAAGATAGTTTCCCGGGGCGGCGGCGGTTCACAGGGGCCGGAAGTTTCCAGGGAAGGTGTGCAGCGTGATCTTCTGCCGATCGTCGAGGGTTCTACGGTTTCCACAAAGTACGGCATGGTAAAAACGGATCATATTCTTTTCATTGCCAGCGGCGCCTTTCATGTGAGCAAGCCATCCGACCTGATCCCTGAGCTGCAGGGACGTTTTCCGATCCGGGTTGAACTCCATTCTCTTGGCAAGGAGGAATTTGTTCGCATTCTCACAGAGCCGGAGAATGCTCTGATCAAACAGTATATTGCCCTGATGAAGACCGAAGGTATCGAACTGCAATTTGAAGACGGTGCCATCCAGGAGATTGCCGAGATCGCCGTAGCCGTCAACGAAAAAACCGAAGAAATAGGGGCCCGTCGCCTGCACACCGTGATGGAGAGAGTACTTGACGAGCTCTCTTTTGACGCCACGGAAAGAAAGGATGAAATATTTGTGGTCACAGCTGAATATGTGCAGAAACAGCTTAATGATATCGTCCAGGATCAGGATCTCAGCAGGTTCATTCTCTGA
- the dxs gene encoding 1-deoxy-D-xylulose-5-phosphate synthase, with protein MLSPETTGQTKVLLKDIQSPADLRELSMEQLSSLAEEIRRRIITTVSKNGGHLAPSLGVVELTLALHHVFNTPDDKLIWDVGHQSYAHKLLTGRQNDFHTLRQYKGLSGFPKKEESEYDAFETGHAATSISAALGMTMAKDLKHSTDRAIAVIGDGSMTSGMAFEALNHAGDLNKNLIVILNDNEMSISPNVGAISSFLSRKLSGRTMRRVKNHLEERLQSLSNVGENILNVLKKSEESFKSFFTPGMLFEAFKFDYIGPIPGHQLNDLIEAFEMVRDNISGPVLIHVLTTKGKGYPPAENDPGIYHGLGPFDIESGKPLKSSSTISYTEVFGKTMVKMAADDNRLAAISAAMVTGTGLTEFARLYPERFFDVGIAEQHAVTFAAGLAAEGLHPVVAIYSSFFQRAIDQIIHDVCIPNLPVTLAIDRSGVVGDDGSTHHGVFDISYLRFIPNMVLMAPKDERELQNMLYTAVQHGGPTAVRYPRGSGFGVELVESLERLEIGKGELLHEGDDILLLPVGNRVYTALEAVKGLQKVGIQAAVINPRFIKPLDGDLICDWAAKTKKVLTIEDNCRQGGFGSSVLELFSRRGLYDIKTCLLAHPDLFIEHGPQEILLKNNSLDTTAIIRAAIKLMK; from the coding sequence ATGCTTTCCCCAGAAACAACAGGGCAAACAAAAGTACTGCTTAAGGATATCCAGTCACCGGCGGATCTCCGCGAACTCTCCATGGAACAGCTCAGCAGCTTGGCTGAGGAAATACGCCGACGTATCATAACCACCGTCTCCAAAAACGGCGGCCATCTTGCCCCAAGTCTCGGCGTGGTCGAGCTTACCCTGGCACTGCATCATGTCTTCAATACTCCCGACGACAAACTCATCTGGGATGTCGGGCACCAGTCTTATGCCCATAAATTACTCACCGGAAGGCAGAATGATTTTCACACCCTGCGCCAGTATAAAGGATTGAGCGGATTCCCCAAAAAAGAGGAAAGCGAGTACGACGCCTTTGAGACCGGTCACGCCGCCACCTCTATCTCGGCGGCCCTGGGAATGACCATGGCCAAGGATCTGAAACATAGCACCGATCGAGCCATTGCCGTTATCGGCGATGGTTCGATGACCTCGGGCATGGCCTTTGAAGCCCTCAATCATGCCGGCGATCTCAATAAAAACCTGATAGTCATTCTCAACGACAATGAGATGTCCATCTCGCCTAATGTCGGAGCCATTTCCAGCTTTCTCAGCCGCAAACTGAGCGGTCGTACCATGCGGCGCGTCAAAAATCACCTGGAAGAGAGGCTGCAGTCCCTTTCCAACGTCGGTGAAAACATACTCAACGTGCTGAAAAAAAGTGAAGAAAGTTTCAAAAGCTTCTTTACTCCCGGTATGTTGTTCGAGGCATTCAAGTTCGACTACATCGGACCTATTCCAGGGCATCAACTCAACGATCTCATCGAGGCCTTTGAGATGGTGAGGGACAACATTTCCGGCCCTGTGCTGATCCATGTCCTGACCACCAAGGGTAAGGGATATCCTCCCGCTGAAAATGATCCTGGAATCTACCATGGGCTGGGACCCTTCGATATTGAAAGCGGAAAGCCACTCAAGAGCTCTTCCACTATCAGTTATACCGAAGTCTTTGGAAAAACCATGGTAAAAATGGCCGCCGACGACAACCGGCTGGCGGCAATTTCCGCAGCCATGGTTACCGGCACCGGGCTTACCGAATTTGCCCGGCTTTACCCAGAACGCTTTTTCGATGTCGGTATCGCCGAGCAACACGCCGTCACCTTTGCTGCCGGCCTGGCCGCTGAAGGACTTCACCCGGTTGTGGCCATCTATTCCTCATTTTTTCAGAGAGCAATTGATCAGATTATCCACGATGTCTGCATTCCCAATCTTCCGGTAACCCTGGCGATTGACCGCTCTGGTGTTGTCGGTGATGACGGTTCGACGCATCATGGTGTCTTTGATATTTCCTATCTTCGCTTTATTCCCAATATGGTGCTGATGGCACCGAAAGATGAAAGGGAATTGCAGAATATGCTGTATACCGCGGTCCAGCATGGCGGGCCCACGGCAGTGCGTTATCCCCGAGGTTCAGGCTTCGGAGTCGAACTGGTCGAAAGTCTGGAAAGGCTGGAGATAGGCAAGGGAGAACTCCTCCACGAAGGCGATGATATCCTGCTGCTGCCTGTGGGAAATCGTGTCTACACGGCACTGGAGGCGGTTAAAGGATTGCAGAAGGTCGGCATACAAGCCGCGGTGATAAATCCCAGATTCATCAAACCCCTGGACGGTGACCTTATCTGCGACTGGGCCGCAAAAACAAAAAAGGTGCTGACTATTGAAGATAATTGCAGACAAGGGGGCTTCGGCAGCAGTGTTCTTGAATTGTTCAGCAGGCGCGGTCTTTATGATATAAAAACCTGTTTACTGGCCCACCCTGATCTTTTTATCGAACATGGACCCCAGGAAATACTTCTTAAAAACAACAGCCTTGACACAACGGCCATCATCCGGGCCGCCATCAAGCTGATGAAATAG